The following are from one region of the Thermococcus cleftensis genome:
- a CDS encoding tetratricopeptide repeat protein — protein sequence MQEWYRSRALYEAVQKLVESGRIDEALEMAEGIPDGNIRSKAFSHIAVEVAKSERDYHEALERAVKAALDIDNRDESTKALMSLAFEFLNMGNPEEALRISRYITDLPNKSKVEAEVALVLAKSGKVSEAMEIINGIMDDDVKTWAMSRLASQL from the coding sequence ATGCAGGAGTGGTACCGCTCCAGGGCACTGTACGAGGCCGTTCAAAAGCTGGTGGAGTCAGGCAGGATCGATGAGGCTCTCGAAATGGCTGAGGGGATACCCGATGGCAACATACGATCGAAGGCGTTCTCACACATAGCCGTGGAGGTGGCAAAGTCGGAAAGGGATTATCACGAGGCGCTGGAGAGGGCAGTTAAGGCGGCCCTCGACATCGACAACCGCGACGAGAGCACAAAAGCCCTGATGAGCCTGGCCTTTGAGTTCCTGAACATGGGCAATCCGGAGGAAGCCCTCAGAATTTCCCGGTACATAACCGACCTCCCGAATAAGTCAAAGGTCGAGGCGGAGGTGGCGCTGGTCCTCGCCAAATCCGGCAAGGTGAGCGAGGCGATGGAGATAATCAACGGCATCATGGACGACGACGTCAAGACCTGGGCCATGTCGAGGCTCGCCAGCCAGCTTTAG
- a CDS encoding Lrp/AsnC family transcriptional regulator, which yields MRINEHLDELDRMILHVLQEDGRASYSEIARRLKVPESTVRLRVKKLVERGVIRKFSALINPFKAGYSIVAFIAVDVEPSRVKKAAEELSKLPEVDVLGIATGAHDILMQVTVKDLQELENFLIEKLGRIEGIRSTETSILTSVRKWGYARVF from the coding sequence ATGCGTATTAATGAACACCTTGACGAACTCGACAGGATGATACTGCATGTCCTTCAGGAGGACGGAAGGGCCAGCTACTCCGAGATAGCGAGACGGCTGAAGGTGCCGGAATCGACCGTCAGATTAAGGGTGAAGAAGCTCGTCGAGAGGGGCGTCATAAGGAAGTTCTCGGCCCTTATAAATCCCTTCAAGGCGGGCTACTCCATCGTTGCTTTCATAGCGGTCGATGTCGAGCCGAGCAGGGTCAAGAAGGCCGCGGAGGAGCTGAGCAAGCTGCCGGAGGTGGACGTTCTGGGGATAGCCACTGGAGCCCATGACATACTCATGCAGGTGACCGTCAAGGACCTCCAGGAGCTTGAGAACTTCCTCATCGAGAAGCTCGGAAGAATAGAGGGGATAAGAAGCACGGAAACGTCAATCCTCACGAGCGTCAGGAAGTGGGGCTACGCGAGGGTGTTTTAG
- a CDS encoding M24 family metallopeptidase, whose protein sequence is MRGGEEIFRRRVERFQELLRENDIDGAVIRTLSSFIYFTGTKWLRPSLFIPAEGEPVVYVVKGEAELFREKSWIENVVEFQKVEDLMAGVVSWIHRNGMERVGLEFGIERDAYLIFLKIFERLNPTVEIVDILDLTMGLRMIKDEWELENIRKAGKMARKGMKVAEEVIRPGFSELEIAAEVVRELMLSGSEDPKVYVSTTPRAHAEPFRDLRVPKNGIVTVVIGADWNHYYANMARTFVVGEPGERVREAIEVKEEAYRLALNETEVGVPINAVEKKLASFFRDKGFGDAYIAGYTHGVGLLIEEPPIATIVVPQRAAKVQENMVLSIIHSPLMLPEGAIKHEDTYIVKKNGLERVT, encoded by the coding sequence ATGAGAGGGGGCGAAGAAATCTTCAGGAGAAGAGTGGAGCGCTTTCAGGAACTGTTACGGGAGAACGACATCGACGGGGCGGTTATAAGGACCCTCTCCAGCTTTATCTATTTTACGGGCACAAAGTGGCTCCGTCCGAGTCTTTTTATTCCAGCCGAGGGTGAGCCGGTGGTTTACGTCGTCAAAGGTGAAGCGGAACTTTTCAGGGAGAAAAGCTGGATTGAAAACGTCGTGGAGTTCCAGAAGGTAGAGGACCTTATGGCTGGCGTCGTGAGTTGGATCCACAGGAACGGTATGGAACGCGTGGGCCTGGAGTTCGGCATCGAGCGCGACGCTTACCTGATATTCCTCAAGATATTCGAGCGCCTCAACCCGACTGTGGAGATAGTGGACATACTAGACCTCACGATGGGGCTGAGAATGATAAAGGACGAGTGGGAGCTGGAGAACATCAGAAAGGCCGGGAAGATGGCAAGGAAGGGTATGAAGGTGGCGGAGGAAGTGATAAGGCCCGGTTTCAGCGAGCTTGAGATAGCGGCCGAAGTGGTTAGGGAGCTCATGCTAAGCGGCAGTGAAGACCCGAAGGTCTATGTCTCCACAACCCCGAGGGCACACGCCGAGCCCTTCCGCGACCTTAGGGTCCCCAAAAATGGCATTGTTACCGTCGTTATAGGGGCCGACTGGAACCACTACTACGCAAACATGGCCAGGACTTTCGTTGTAGGAGAGCCGGGCGAAAGGGTCAGGGAGGCCATCGAGGTTAAGGAGGAGGCTTACAGGCTTGCGCTGAATGAGACAGAGGTGGGAGTGCCGATCAACGCCGTTGAGAAGAAGCTCGCGAGCTTTTTTAGGGATAAAGGCTTTGGAGATGCGTACATAGCTGGCTACACCCATGGCGTTGGCCTGCTCATCGAGGAACCGCCTATAGCCACCATAGTCGTCCCTCAAAGGGCCGCGAAGGTTCAGGAGAACATGGTGCTGAGCATAATACACTCCCCGCTGATGCTCCCCGAGGGTGCCATAAAGCACGAGGATACCTACATCGTCAAGAAAAACGGGCTGGAGAGGGTGACCTAA
- a CDS encoding glutaredoxin family protein, which yields MKLRKTGVVLVLLLIVGVASGCISNSNGPTATQTTTSSIPDYVVVNGTKIYLDEIHFYMYGMKTCPHCQNMKKLIPETYGEDSLTYYELVDNEENTKLFQQIYQLTGIQGVPAIAITYNGTLYAIIEGEFNVTATPRIIQAAMSDNGVILFVGGQAYILPRDKEDSAKVIDELYVLFVEHKMPDSS from the coding sequence ATGAAATTGAGAAAAACCGGGGTTGTACTGGTCCTCCTTCTGATCGTTGGGGTGGCCTCAGGCTGTATTTCGAACTCCAATGGCCCAACGGCGACCCAGACGACCACTTCAAGCATTCCTGATTACGTCGTCGTGAACGGGACGAAGATATACCTCGACGAGATTCACTTCTACATGTACGGTATGAAGACCTGTCCGCACTGTCAGAACATGAAGAAGCTCATTCCTGAGACCTACGGAGAGGATAGCCTCACCTACTACGAGCTGGTGGACAACGAAGAGAACACAAAGCTCTTCCAGCAGATCTACCAGCTGACAGGAATACAGGGCGTCCCGGCAATAGCCATAACCTACAACGGAACTCTCTACGCAATAATCGAAGGAGAGTTCAACGTCACCGCAACGCCTAGGATAATCCAGGCAGCCATGAGCGATAATGGCGTGATACTCTTTGTTGGCGGCCAGGCATACATACTGCCGCGCGACAAGGAGGACTCGGCCAAGGTAATAGACGAACTCTACGTCCTCTTCGTCGAGCACAAGATGCCTGACTCCAGCTGA
- a CDS encoding thioredoxin family protein, translating into MDELEMIRRKKMLELMKRAGMIEVKPKGPKVVIEVITSPGCPYCPIAWAMAQELERKYEGVIARELSVATPEGQRKAMEHNIMGTPTILIDNRVEFIGVPNFAEFERRVREKLGLQ; encoded by the coding sequence ATGGACGAGCTCGAGATGATAAGGAGAAAGAAGATGCTCGAACTCATGAAGAGAGCCGGAATGATAGAGGTCAAACCAAAGGGGCCTAAGGTTGTAATTGAGGTCATAACTTCACCCGGTTGCCCCTACTGTCCGATAGCGTGGGCGATGGCTCAAGAGCTTGAGAGGAAATACGAAGGTGTAATAGCGAGGGAGTTGAGCGTTGCAACACCCGAAGGCCAGAGAAAGGCCATGGAGCACAACATAATGGGAACCCCCACCATACTCATAGACAACAGAGTGGAGTTCATAGGGGTTCCGAATTTTGCGGAATTTGAGAGAAGGGTGAGAGAAAAGCTCGGTTTACAGTGA
- a CDS encoding electron transporter, giving the protein MRSEVKGLAIILLASFGVSSLALWALGMVDFVPKFFALAMSDSINPCTFVIYTMLLIALSVREVSKRRLYLIGAAFIAAVYVSYYLLGVGLLYFAGYLPLWVAGIAAIVFGGYTIVTGLMEKSRVGDKSKIRRKIFSSDATALGAFTLGVIVSTTLLPCSAGSYLVYAIIISKAGKALAFLLLALYNLVFVLPLVVILLAMGSVTESKRFSQAMVRHSRELSVIAGTLLIAIGVWVLTGASL; this is encoded by the coding sequence ATGAGAAGTGAGGTAAAGGGACTGGCGATAATCCTTCTGGCCTCCTTTGGGGTTAGCTCCCTCGCGCTGTGGGCGCTGGGCATGGTGGACTTTGTACCAAAGTTCTTTGCCCTCGCTATGAGCGACTCGATAAACCCCTGCACCTTCGTTATCTACACGATGCTTCTCATAGCACTCTCCGTCAGGGAGGTGTCGAAGAGAAGGCTCTACCTCATCGGTGCGGCCTTCATTGCTGCCGTTTACGTCTCTTACTATCTCCTGGGGGTCGGTTTGCTGTACTTCGCCGGCTACCTGCCCCTTTGGGTCGCAGGGATTGCGGCGATAGTATTCGGAGGGTACACGATAGTAACCGGTCTGATGGAGAAGTCCCGCGTGGGCGACAAAAGCAAAATCCGGAGGAAAATATTCAGCAGCGACGCGACCGCCCTCGGGGCTTTTACGCTCGGAGTCATCGTCTCGACGACCCTGCTCCCGTGCTCCGCCGGCAGCTACCTCGTCTACGCCATAATAATCTCAAAGGCCGGGAAAGCTCTCGCCTTCCTTCTCCTTGCCCTCTACAACCTCGTCTTCGTGCTCCCGCTCGTTGTAATCCTGCTGGCGATGGGAAGCGTCACCGAGAGCAAGCGCTTCTCGCAAGCGATGGTGAGGCACAGCAGGGAGCTTTCGGTCATAGCTGGAACGCTACTGATTGCGATAGGGGTGTGGGTTCTTACGGGTGCTTCACTGTAA
- a CDS encoding membrane protein, giving the protein MESGAIIGLIGMLLLVSSWVPQTIETIKTRKCPLNMQFILIYVTASTLLTVYSYIIGDWIFFALNFLAAFQSAINLVVKLMERKG; this is encoded by the coding sequence GTGGAGAGCGGAGCGATAATCGGACTTATTGGAATGCTTCTCCTGGTCAGCTCATGGGTTCCGCAGACGATAGAGACCATAAAAACGAGGAAATGCCCCCTGAACATGCAGTTTATACTGATCTACGTCACCGCTTCGACGCTGCTAACTGTTTACTCCTACATCATAGGGGACTGGATATTCTTCGCCCTGAACTTCCTGGCGGCCTTCCAGAGCGCCATAAACCTCGTCGTGAAGCTGATGGAGAGGAAGGGGTAG
- a CDS encoding DUF438 domain-containing protein — protein MSELLKTREQKKEALKSLLLRIHEGESVESLKKEFREVLSSISPLEIPIIEQELVREGVSAKDIAKMCDLHVELVREAVAGTDELEEKGLPDGHPLKIRYDENREIMKDAEMLNLYARTLATTKDERMRQEILGVLEEIVGNLRKVGFTHYNRDEMLTFPYIERRGLTAIATVLWTKHDEIRFMIKYLAELLRKRNEMPWEEFVERLKNKAGEASFALSDMVFRENNIYYPTLKALLSDGEWKAIRMQDDEIGFYKVNPPAWDPGDEVKPLHPWEIDPELSAEELLTLPREVQEALRGQPLEFDRTELRREGDIDLGTGYVSVEELKAILEALPVDVTFIDRDDRVRFFSPGERIFARTSSVLGRPVQLCHPPKSVHIVNKILKAFKEGRKKEATFWLRLGPKYVYIKYVPLFDKNGNYLGTLEMTMDIAPYKKIEGEKRLLDWKD, from the coding sequence ATGAGCGAGCTGTTGAAGACCCGTGAGCAGAAAAAGGAGGCACTCAAGTCACTTCTCCTGAGGATACATGAGGGGGAGAGTGTTGAGAGCCTGAAGAAGGAGTTCCGGGAGGTACTGAGTTCGATCTCACCCCTAGAGATTCCTATCATAGAGCAGGAGCTCGTGAGGGAGGGCGTTTCTGCCAAGGACATAGCGAAGATGTGCGACCTGCACGTGGAGCTCGTGAGGGAGGCCGTCGCCGGGACAGATGAGCTCGAGGAGAAGGGCCTGCCCGACGGACATCCGCTCAAGATAAGGTACGACGAGAACAGGGAGATAATGAAGGACGCGGAGATGCTCAACCTCTACGCCAGAACCCTCGCGACGACGAAGGACGAACGCATGCGACAGGAAATCCTCGGCGTTCTGGAGGAGATAGTTGGTAACCTCAGAAAGGTCGGCTTCACCCACTACAACCGCGACGAGATGCTCACCTTCCCCTACATCGAGCGCCGCGGTCTCACCGCTATAGCCACCGTCCTCTGGACGAAGCACGACGAGATAAGGTTCATGATAAAGTACCTTGCCGAGCTCCTGAGAAAGAGAAACGAGATGCCCTGGGAGGAGTTCGTCGAGAGGCTGAAGAACAAGGCCGGTGAGGCTTCATTTGCGCTGAGTGACATGGTCTTCAGGGAGAATAACATCTATTACCCCACGCTGAAGGCTCTGCTGAGCGACGGCGAGTGGAAGGCGATACGAATGCAAGACGATGAGATAGGGTTTTACAAGGTAAACCCTCCTGCATGGGATCCGGGGGACGAGGTTAAGCCCCTCCACCCCTGGGAAATTGATCCCGAGCTGAGCGCCGAGGAACTCCTCACCCTTCCGAGGGAGGTTCAGGAAGCACTGAGGGGCCAGCCACTGGAGTTCGACAGGACAGAGCTGAGGCGCGAGGGGGACATAGACCTCGGAACCGGCTACGTCAGCGTCGAGGAGTTGAAGGCGATATTGGAGGCCCTGCCCGTTGATGTTACCTTCATAGACAGGGACGACAGGGTGAGGTTCTTTTCGCCCGGTGAGAGAATATTCGCGAGAACATCTTCAGTCCTCGGAAGGCCCGTTCAGCTCTGCCACCCGCCGAAGAGCGTCCACATCGTGAACAAAATCCTCAAGGCCTTCAAGGAGGGGCGGAAGAAGGAGGCGACCTTCTGGCTCAGGCTTGGCCCCAAGTACGTTTACATAAAGTACGTGCCCCTCTTCGACAAGAACGGAAACTACCTGGGGACGCTGGAGATGACGATGGACATCGCACCCTATAAAAAGATCGAGGGCGAGAAGAGACTGCTCGACTGGAAGGACTGA
- a CDS encoding YbhB/YbcL family Raf kinase inhibitor-like protein yields MDLEIGSVFHNGDYIPVEFTCDGENVNPPIFIGHIDPNAKSLVIIMDDPDAPGGTFTHWIAWNIPPLGEIPKGVPPQGVVDAPVKMVQGRNDFGKIGYGGPCPPKGHGVHHYHFRVYALDTVLELDPGASRKELERAMEGHVIQMGELVGLYGRE; encoded by the coding sequence ATGGATCTTGAGATAGGTTCAGTGTTTCACAACGGGGACTACATACCCGTCGAGTTCACCTGCGACGGTGAGAACGTGAACCCCCCGATATTCATAGGGCACATAGATCCGAACGCTAAAAGTCTCGTCATCATAATGGACGACCCCGACGCACCTGGAGGGACCTTCACCCACTGGATAGCCTGGAACATACCGCCGCTGGGGGAAATTCCCAAAGGCGTTCCGCCCCAAGGCGTCGTTGATGCTCCTGTGAAGATGGTCCAGGGGAGGAACGATTTCGGGAAGATCGGCTACGGTGGCCCGTGTCCGCCCAAGGGTCACGGGGTACACCACTACCACTTCAGGGTTTACGCCCTCGACACAGTCCTCGAGCTTGATCCGGGAGCGAGCAGAAAAGAGCTGGAGAGGGCCATGGAGGGCCACGTGATCCAGATGGGGGAGCTGGTGGGACTGTACGGAAGGGAGTGA
- a CDS encoding leucine/methionine racemase: MDYPTSKEEVLERYSRIFPRSARVTYAPIVGVKAENARVWDIEGREYIDFLSDAAVQNVGHNNPRVVQAIKEQAEELIHFTFIYGFPVEPLLLAEKLAEIAPIERPKVSLGMTGSDANDGAIKLARAYTRRRTILSYLRSYYGATYGAMSITGLDFEVRSIVGELSDVHYVPYPNCYRCPFGKEPKTCKMECVSYLKEKFEGEVYAEGTAALFAEPIQGDAGMVVPPEGYFRRVKRILDEYGILLAVDEVQSGLGRTGKWFAMEHFGVEPDIITLAKPLGGGLPISAIIGRSEVMDSLPSLGHTFTLSGNPVTSRAALAVIEEIEEKDLLRRAERLGRYAKRRLEKMKEEHELIGDVRGLGLMLGVDLVRNRETRERAYEEARKVVWRAYELGLVLAFLQGNVLRIQPPLTIEEELLEEGLNRLERAISDVEEGKVPDEILTKVQGW, encoded by the coding sequence ATGGACTATCCCACGAGCAAGGAGGAGGTTCTGGAGCGATACTCACGGATTTTTCCGAGGTCGGCGCGCGTTACCTACGCTCCGATAGTTGGGGTTAAGGCCGAGAACGCCCGCGTCTGGGACATCGAAGGGAGGGAGTACATAGACTTCCTGAGCGATGCCGCAGTTCAGAACGTCGGGCACAACAATCCCCGCGTTGTCCAGGCGATAAAAGAGCAGGCCGAGGAGCTAATCCACTTCACGTTCATCTACGGCTTTCCGGTTGAGCCGCTTCTCCTTGCGGAGAAGCTCGCCGAGATAGCTCCGATTGAGCGTCCGAAGGTCAGTCTCGGCATGACTGGTAGCGACGCCAACGATGGCGCGATAAAGCTTGCGAGGGCATACACGAGGAGAAGGACAATACTCAGCTACCTCAGGAGCTATTACGGGGCGACCTACGGGGCGATGAGCATAACCGGCCTTGACTTCGAGGTTCGCTCCATAGTCGGAGAGCTGAGCGACGTTCACTACGTTCCGTATCCGAACTGCTATCGCTGCCCCTTCGGGAAGGAGCCAAAGACCTGCAAAATGGAGTGCGTAAGCTATCTAAAAGAAAAGTTCGAAGGGGAGGTCTACGCCGAAGGAACCGCCGCCCTCTTCGCCGAGCCAATTCAAGGCGACGCTGGAATGGTTGTCCCGCCGGAGGGCTACTTCAGGAGGGTGAAGAGGATCCTCGATGAGTATGGAATCCTCCTGGCGGTTGATGAAGTCCAGAGCGGGCTCGGAAGGACGGGGAAGTGGTTCGCGATGGAGCACTTCGGTGTCGAGCCCGACATAATAACCCTGGCCAAGCCCCTCGGAGGCGGGCTTCCGATAAGTGCGATAATAGGTCGCTCTGAGGTCATGGATTCCCTTCCATCACTTGGACACACATTCACCCTGAGCGGTAACCCGGTGACGAGCAGGGCGGCCCTTGCCGTTATCGAGGAGATAGAGGAGAAAGACCTGCTGAGGAGGGCGGAAAGGCTCGGAAGGTACGCAAAGAGGAGACTCGAAAAGATGAAGGAAGAGCACGAGTTAATCGGCGACGTCCGGGGGTTGGGCCTGATGCTCGGTGTTGACCTCGTGAGGAACAGGGAAACCAGGGAGAGGGCCTACGAGGAGGCAAGGAAGGTCGTCTGGCGGGCATATGAGCTCGGTCTCGTCCTGGCCTTTTTGCAGGGCAACGTGCTCAGGATTCAGCCACCCCTGACGATAGAGGAGGAACTACTGGAGGAAGGTCTGAACAGGCTAGAGCGGGCCATAAGCGACGTCGAGGAAGGGAAAGTGCCGGACGAGATCCTGACGAAGGTTCAGGGCTGGTGA